The following are from one region of the Nicotiana tomentosiformis chromosome 7, ASM39032v3, whole genome shotgun sequence genome:
- the LOC104113098 gene encoding probable uridine nucleosidase 1 has protein sequence MSNCDGDLVDGFVTTNNYSFAKQREKIIIDTDPGIDDSMAILMAFQTPEVEIIGLTTIFGNVTTKDATRNALLLCETAGYPDVPVAEGSPEPLKRGEPRVADFVHGSDGLGNLFLPCPNSKKNDNSASEFLVEKVSEYPGEVSILALGPLTNLALAVKRDSTFASKVKRVVVLGGSFFALGNVNPAAEANIYGDPEAADIVFTSGANIDIVGINITTQVKLTDADLEELRQSEGKHAKILGNMCKFYRDWHVKSDGVYGIFLHDPVSFVALVRPELFTFKKGVVRVETQGICVGHTLLDQGLKKWNTSNPWTDYSPVSVAWTVDVDEVLNYIKKMLMKS, from the exons ATGTCAAATTGTGATGGTGATTTGGTTGATGGATTTGTGACTACCAACAATTATTCTTTTGCTAAGCAACGTGAAAAGATCATCATTGATACTGATCCTGGCATTG ATGACAGTATGGCAATACTAATGGCATTTCAGACACCGGAAGTTGAGATCATAGGCTTGACTACAATCTTTGGTAATGTTACTACAAAAGATGCTACACGTAATGCATTACTTTTG TGTGAAACTGCAGGATATCCGGATGTTCCCGTCGCCGAGGGCAGCCCTGAACCTCTGAAG AGAGGGGAACCACGGGTTGCAGACTTTGTTCATGGTTCAGATGGATTAGGCAACTTATTCTTACCTTGTCCAAATTCTAAGAAAAATGACAATTCTGCATCTGAATTCTTAGTGGAAAAAGTTTCTGAATATCCTGGTGAAGTGTCTATACTTGCACTAGGACCATTGACAAATTTGGCGTTG GCTGTCAAGAGGGACTCGACCTTTGCAAGCAAGGTGAAGAGAGTGGTCGTACTCGGTGGTTCCTTCTTTGCTTTAGGAAATGTTAATCCTGCTGCGGAAGCAAAT ATATATGGGGATCCAGAGGCAGCAGATATTGTATTTACTTCGGGGGCAAATATTGATATTGTAGGCATCAACATTACAACACAAGTCAAATTGACAG ATGCTGATCTTGAAGAACTAAGGCAATCTGAAGGAAAACATGCTAAAATTTTGGGCAACATGTGCAAATTTTACCGTGATTGGCATGTGAAATCAGACGGCGTCTATG GAATTTTCCTACATGATCCTGTTAGTTTTGTGGCACTAGTTCGACCTGAACTCTTCACCTTCAAGAAAGGTGTCGTGAGGGTTGAGACACAGGGCATTTGCGTCGGACATACCTTGTTGGACCAAGGGCTAAAGAA GTGGAATACAAGCAACCCTTGGACGGATTATTCCCCGGTTTCAGTTGCATGGACAGTTGATGTGGATGAAGTTCTGAATTACATAAAGAAAATGCTAATGAAATCTTGA
- the LOC104113099 gene encoding uncharacterized protein has protein sequence MYQFNSSIALAEKVSWYCGLFLAIMLVLSWFDQYNESEFIVQMQQQKMVREKMPCDEIYVVREGETLQTISEKCGDPFIVEENPHIHDPDDVFPGLIIKITPFKNNR, from the coding sequence ATGTATCAATTTAATTCGTCGATAGCGTTAGCCGAGAAAGTTTCATGGTATTGTGGCTTGTTCTTAGCAATAATGTTGGTATTGAGCTGGTTTGATCAATACAATGAGAGTGAATTCATAGTTCAAATGCAACAGCAGAAGATGGTTAGGGAGAAAATGCCATGTGATGAAATTTATGTGGTAAGAGAAGGGGAAACTTTGCAAACAATTAGTGAAAAATGTGGAGATCCTTTTATTGTTGAAGAAAATCCTCATATTCATGATCCTGATGATGTTTTCCCTGGTTTGATTATCAAGATTACTCCTTTCAAGAATAATAGGTAG